From Cydia splendana chromosome 4, ilCydSple1.2, whole genome shotgun sequence, one genomic window encodes:
- the LOC134790183 gene encoding myocyte-specific enhancer factor 2 isoform X4 has product MGRKKIQISRITDERNRQVTFNKRKFGVMKKAYELSVLCDCEIALIIFSSNNKLYQYASTDMDKVLLKYTEYNEPHESLTNRNIIEALTKKEHKNGVMSPDSPEVPESEYNLTPRTEAKYSKIDEEFQIMMQRNQLNGSRVGVGVTGSNYNLPVSVPVGSYEQSLLQASPQMHTSISPRPSSSETDSVYPSGGMLEMSNGYPGSGSPLGAGCTPSPSPGPAPSPHRHPHKPHAHAPPPHHSPRHNNLRVVIPNSMPPPQDDISYSSETPLSYSGLGNFGPQDFSMTSDMGIGLSWGAHQLQTLQHNRYISSLPVIGGGGTPPPAASPSNVKIKAEPVSPPRAPDHLHRAPPAPAPQPAHLSGVIDGVYSKPNRGSVTSSNMGSPGQDMRHVPLDYEQPHTKRPRIEGWAT; this is encoded by the exons ATGGGTCGgaagaaaatacaaatatctCGGATCACAGATGAACGGAATCGGCAG GTTACGTTCAACAAGCGCAAGTTCGGAGTGATGAAGAAGGCGTATGAGCTGAGCGTTCTCTGCGACTGCGAGATTGCTCTCATCATCTTTAGCTCTAACAACAAACTCTACCAGTATGCGAGCACGGATATGGATAAG GTCCTACTAAAATACACTGAATACAACGAGCCCCACGAATCGCTGACCAACCGCAACATCATCGAG GCACTAACGAAGAAAGAGCATAAGAACGGAGTAATGTCACCGGACAGTCCCGAAGTTCCCGAATCTGAATACAACCTGACCCCCCGGACCGAAGCCAAATACTCGAAGATCGATGAGGAATTCCAGATCATGATGCAACGGAACCAGTTGAACGGAAGTCGTGTGGGCGTTGGCGTTACTGGAAGTAACTACAATCTGCCTGTAAGCGTGCCAGTCGGGAGTTACGAACAGTCTCTGTTGCAAGCTAGTCCTCAAATGCATACCTCTATCAGTCCACGGCCATCCTCTTCGGAAACCGATTCAG TATATCCAAGTGGCGGAATGCTCGAGATGTCAAACGGCTACCCAGGCTCAGGGTCCCCGCTGGGGGCGGGCTGCACCCCCTCCCCGTCGCCGGGGCCCGCGCCCTCCCCCCACCGGCACCCGCACAAGCCGCACGCGCACGCGCCGCCGCCTCACCACTCGCCGCGGCATAATAACTTGCGCGTCGTCATACCTAACTCGATGCCACCGCCTCAGGATGATATATCATACTCTAGCGAA ACACCACTAAGCTATTCAGGACTCGGAAACTTCGGACCACAGGACTTCAGCATGACCTCGGACATGGGAATCGGACTATCGTGGGGCGCGCACCAGCTACAGACACTACAACACAACAGGTACAT TAGCAGCTTGCCAGTGATCGGTGGAGGGGGGACCCCGCCACCCGCAGCATCGCCAAGCAACGTGAAGATCAAAGCCGAGCCCGTGTCGCCCCCCCGCGCGCCCGACCACCTCCACCGCGCCCCGCCGGCGCCCGCGCCGCAGCCCGCCCACCTCTCTGGAGTCATTGATGGTGTGTACTCTAAACCTAATAGAG GTTCAGTAACGTCAAGTAACATGGGCTCGCCTGGTCAGGACATGCGGCACGTGCCTCTGGACTACGAGCAGCCCCACACCAAGCGGCCGCGGATCGAGGGCTGGGCCACATAG
- the LOC134790183 gene encoding myocyte-specific enhancer factor 2 isoform X6 codes for MGRKKIQISRITDERNRQVTFNKRKFGVMKKAYELSVLCDCEIALIIFSSNNKLYQYASTDMDKVLLKYTEYNEPHESLTNRNIIEALTKKEHKNGVMSPDSPEVPESEYNLTPRTEAKYSKIDEEFQIMMQRNQLNGSRVGVGVTGSNYNLPVSVPVGSYEQSLLQASPQMHTSISPRPSSSETDSVYPSGGMLEMSNGYPGSGSPLGAGCTPSPSPGPAPSPHRHPHKPHAHAPPPHHSPRHNNLRVVIPNSMPPPQDDISYSSETPLSYSGLGNFGPQDFSMTSDMGIGLSWGAHQLQTLQHNRYISSLPVIGGGGTPPPAASPSNVKIKAEPVSPPRAPDHLHRAPPAPAPQPAHLSGVIDGSVTSSNMGSPGQDMRHVPLDYEQPHTKRPRIEGWAT; via the exons ATGGGTCGgaagaaaatacaaatatctCGGATCACAGATGAACGGAATCGGCAG GTTACGTTCAACAAGCGCAAGTTCGGAGTGATGAAGAAGGCGTATGAGCTGAGCGTTCTCTGCGACTGCGAGATTGCTCTCATCATCTTTAGCTCTAACAACAAACTCTACCAGTATGCGAGCACGGATATGGATAAG GTCCTACTAAAATACACTGAATACAACGAGCCCCACGAATCGCTGACCAACCGCAACATCATCGAG GCACTAACGAAGAAAGAGCATAAGAACGGAGTAATGTCACCGGACAGTCCCGAAGTTCCCGAATCTGAATACAACCTGACCCCCCGGACCGAAGCCAAATACTCGAAGATCGATGAGGAATTCCAGATCATGATGCAACGGAACCAGTTGAACGGAAGTCGTGTGGGCGTTGGCGTTACTGGAAGTAACTACAATCTGCCTGTAAGCGTGCCAGTCGGGAGTTACGAACAGTCTCTGTTGCAAGCTAGTCCTCAAATGCATACCTCTATCAGTCCACGGCCATCCTCTTCGGAAACCGATTCAG TATATCCAAGTGGCGGAATGCTCGAGATGTCAAACGGCTACCCAGGCTCAGGGTCCCCGCTGGGGGCGGGCTGCACCCCCTCCCCGTCGCCGGGGCCCGCGCCCTCCCCCCACCGGCACCCGCACAAGCCGCACGCGCACGCGCCGCCGCCTCACCACTCGCCGCGGCATAATAACTTGCGCGTCGTCATACCTAACTCGATGCCACCGCCTCAGGATGATATATCATACTCTAGCGAA ACACCACTAAGCTATTCAGGACTCGGAAACTTCGGACCACAGGACTTCAGCATGACCTCGGACATGGGAATCGGACTATCGTGGGGCGCGCACCAGCTACAGACACTACAACACAACAGGTACAT TAGCAGCTTGCCAGTGATCGGTGGAGGGGGGACCCCGCCACCCGCAGCATCGCCAAGCAACGTGAAGATCAAAGCCGAGCCCGTGTCGCCCCCCCGCGCGCCCGACCACCTCCACCGCGCCCCGCCGGCGCCCGCGCCGCAGCCCGCCCACCTCTCTGGAGTCATTGATG GTTCAGTAACGTCAAGTAACATGGGCTCGCCTGGTCAGGACATGCGGCACGTGCCTCTGGACTACGAGCAGCCCCACACCAAGCGGCCGCGGATCGAGGGCTGGGCCACATAG
- the LOC134790183 gene encoding myocyte-specific enhancer factor 2 isoform X2 codes for MGRKKIQISRITDERNRQVTFNKRKFGVMKKAYELSVLCDCEIALIIFSSNNKLYQYASTDMDKVLLKYTEYNEPHESLTNRNIIEALTKKEHKNGVMSPDSPEVPESEYNLTPRTEAKYSKIDEEFQIMMQRNQLNGSRVGVGVTGSNYNLPVSVPVGSYEQSLLQASPQMHTSISPRPSSSETDSVYPSGGMLEMSNGYPGSGSPLGAGCTPSPSPGPAPSPHRHPHKPHAHAPPPHHSPRHNNLRVVIPNSMPPPQDDISYSSETPLSYSGLGNFGPQDFSMTSDMGIGLSWGAHQLQTLQHNSSSLPVIGGGGTPPPAASPSNVKIKAEPVSPPRAPDHLHRAPPAPAPQPAHLSGVIDGVYSKPNRGLSYIPGSVTSSNMGSPGQDMRHVPLDYEQPHTKRPRIEGWAT; via the exons ATGGGTCGgaagaaaatacaaatatctCGGATCACAGATGAACGGAATCGGCAG GTTACGTTCAACAAGCGCAAGTTCGGAGTGATGAAGAAGGCGTATGAGCTGAGCGTTCTCTGCGACTGCGAGATTGCTCTCATCATCTTTAGCTCTAACAACAAACTCTACCAGTATGCGAGCACGGATATGGATAAG GTCCTACTAAAATACACTGAATACAACGAGCCCCACGAATCGCTGACCAACCGCAACATCATCGAG GCACTAACGAAGAAAGAGCATAAGAACGGAGTAATGTCACCGGACAGTCCCGAAGTTCCCGAATCTGAATACAACCTGACCCCCCGGACCGAAGCCAAATACTCGAAGATCGATGAGGAATTCCAGATCATGATGCAACGGAACCAGTTGAACGGAAGTCGTGTGGGCGTTGGCGTTACTGGAAGTAACTACAATCTGCCTGTAAGCGTGCCAGTCGGGAGTTACGAACAGTCTCTGTTGCAAGCTAGTCCTCAAATGCATACCTCTATCAGTCCACGGCCATCCTCTTCGGAAACCGATTCAG TATATCCAAGTGGCGGAATGCTCGAGATGTCAAACGGCTACCCAGGCTCAGGGTCCCCGCTGGGGGCGGGCTGCACCCCCTCCCCGTCGCCGGGGCCCGCGCCCTCCCCCCACCGGCACCCGCACAAGCCGCACGCGCACGCGCCGCCGCCTCACCACTCGCCGCGGCATAATAACTTGCGCGTCGTCATACCTAACTCGATGCCACCGCCTCAGGATGATATATCATACTCTAGCGAA ACACCACTAAGCTATTCAGGACTCGGAAACTTCGGACCACAGGACTTCAGCATGACCTCGGACATGGGAATCGGACTATCGTGGGGCGCGCACCAGCTACAGACACTACAACACAACAG TAGCAGCTTGCCAGTGATCGGTGGAGGGGGGACCCCGCCACCCGCAGCATCGCCAAGCAACGTGAAGATCAAAGCCGAGCCCGTGTCGCCCCCCCGCGCGCCCGACCACCTCCACCGCGCCCCGCCGGCGCCCGCGCCGCAGCCCGCCCACCTCTCTGGAGTCATTGATGGTGTGTACTCTAAACCTAATAGAG GTCTTTCGTACATTCCAGGTTCAGTAACGTCAAGTAACATGGGCTCGCCTGGTCAGGACATGCGGCACGTGCCTCTGGACTACGAGCAGCCCCACACCAAGCGGCCGCGGATCGAGGGCTGGGCCACATAG
- the LOC134790183 gene encoding myocyte-specific enhancer factor 2 isoform X7 — protein sequence MGRKKIQISRITDERNRQVTFNKRKFGVMKKAYELSVLCDCEIALIIFSSNNKLYQYASTDMDKVLLKYTEYNEPHESLTNRNIIEKEHKNGVMSPDSPEVPESEYNLTPRTEAKYSKIDEEFQIMMQRNQLNGSRVGVGVTGSNYNLPVSVPVGSYEQSLLQASPQMHTSISPRPSSSETDSVYPSGGMLEMSNGYPGSGSPLGAGCTPSPSPGPAPSPHRHPHKPHAHAPPPHHSPRHNNLRVVIPNSMPPPQDDISYSSETPLSYSGLGNFGPQDFSMTSDMGIGLSWGAHQLQTLQHNRYISSLPVIGGGGTPPPAASPSNVKIKAEPVSPPRAPDHLHRAPPAPAPQPAHLSGVIDGSVTSSNMGSPGQDMRHVPLDYEQPHTKRPRIEGWAT from the exons ATGGGTCGgaagaaaatacaaatatctCGGATCACAGATGAACGGAATCGGCAG GTTACGTTCAACAAGCGCAAGTTCGGAGTGATGAAGAAGGCGTATGAGCTGAGCGTTCTCTGCGACTGCGAGATTGCTCTCATCATCTTTAGCTCTAACAACAAACTCTACCAGTATGCGAGCACGGATATGGATAAG GTCCTACTAAAATACACTGAATACAACGAGCCCCACGAATCGCTGACCAACCGCAACATCATCGAG AAAGAGCATAAGAACGGAGTAATGTCACCGGACAGTCCCGAAGTTCCCGAATCTGAATACAACCTGACCCCCCGGACCGAAGCCAAATACTCGAAGATCGATGAGGAATTCCAGATCATGATGCAACGGAACCAGTTGAACGGAAGTCGTGTGGGCGTTGGCGTTACTGGAAGTAACTACAATCTGCCTGTAAGCGTGCCAGTCGGGAGTTACGAACAGTCTCTGTTGCAAGCTAGTCCTCAAATGCATACCTCTATCAGTCCACGGCCATCCTCTTCGGAAACCGATTCAG TATATCCAAGTGGCGGAATGCTCGAGATGTCAAACGGCTACCCAGGCTCAGGGTCCCCGCTGGGGGCGGGCTGCACCCCCTCCCCGTCGCCGGGGCCCGCGCCCTCCCCCCACCGGCACCCGCACAAGCCGCACGCGCACGCGCCGCCGCCTCACCACTCGCCGCGGCATAATAACTTGCGCGTCGTCATACCTAACTCGATGCCACCGCCTCAGGATGATATATCATACTCTAGCGAA ACACCACTAAGCTATTCAGGACTCGGAAACTTCGGACCACAGGACTTCAGCATGACCTCGGACATGGGAATCGGACTATCGTGGGGCGCGCACCAGCTACAGACACTACAACACAACAGGTACAT TAGCAGCTTGCCAGTGATCGGTGGAGGGGGGACCCCGCCACCCGCAGCATCGCCAAGCAACGTGAAGATCAAAGCCGAGCCCGTGTCGCCCCCCCGCGCGCCCGACCACCTCCACCGCGCCCCGCCGGCGCCCGCGCCGCAGCCCGCCCACCTCTCTGGAGTCATTGATG GTTCAGTAACGTCAAGTAACATGGGCTCGCCTGGTCAGGACATGCGGCACGTGCCTCTGGACTACGAGCAGCCCCACACCAAGCGGCCGCGGATCGAGGGCTGGGCCACATAG
- the LOC134790183 gene encoding myocyte-specific enhancer factor 2 isoform X5 produces MGRKKIQISRITDERNRQVTFNKRKFGVMKKAYELSVLCDCEIALIIFSSNNKLYQYASTDMDKVLLKYTEYNEPHESLTNRNIIEALTKKEHKNGVMSPDSPEVPESEYNLTPRTEAKYSKIDEEFQIMMQRNQLNGSRVGVGVTGSNYNLPVSVPVGSYEQSLLQASPQMHTSISPRPSSSETDSVYPSGGMLEMSNGYPGSGSPLGAGCTPSPSPGPAPSPHRHPHKPHAHAPPPHHSPRHNNLRVVIPNSMPPPQDDISYSSETPLSYSGLGNFGPQDFSMTSDMGIGLSWGAHQLQTLQHNRYISSLPVIGGGGTPPPAASPSNVKIKAEPVSPPRAPDHLHRAPPAPAPQPAHLSGVIDGLSYIPGSVTSSNMGSPGQDMRHVPLDYEQPHTKRPRIEGWAT; encoded by the exons ATGGGTCGgaagaaaatacaaatatctCGGATCACAGATGAACGGAATCGGCAG GTTACGTTCAACAAGCGCAAGTTCGGAGTGATGAAGAAGGCGTATGAGCTGAGCGTTCTCTGCGACTGCGAGATTGCTCTCATCATCTTTAGCTCTAACAACAAACTCTACCAGTATGCGAGCACGGATATGGATAAG GTCCTACTAAAATACACTGAATACAACGAGCCCCACGAATCGCTGACCAACCGCAACATCATCGAG GCACTAACGAAGAAAGAGCATAAGAACGGAGTAATGTCACCGGACAGTCCCGAAGTTCCCGAATCTGAATACAACCTGACCCCCCGGACCGAAGCCAAATACTCGAAGATCGATGAGGAATTCCAGATCATGATGCAACGGAACCAGTTGAACGGAAGTCGTGTGGGCGTTGGCGTTACTGGAAGTAACTACAATCTGCCTGTAAGCGTGCCAGTCGGGAGTTACGAACAGTCTCTGTTGCAAGCTAGTCCTCAAATGCATACCTCTATCAGTCCACGGCCATCCTCTTCGGAAACCGATTCAG TATATCCAAGTGGCGGAATGCTCGAGATGTCAAACGGCTACCCAGGCTCAGGGTCCCCGCTGGGGGCGGGCTGCACCCCCTCCCCGTCGCCGGGGCCCGCGCCCTCCCCCCACCGGCACCCGCACAAGCCGCACGCGCACGCGCCGCCGCCTCACCACTCGCCGCGGCATAATAACTTGCGCGTCGTCATACCTAACTCGATGCCACCGCCTCAGGATGATATATCATACTCTAGCGAA ACACCACTAAGCTATTCAGGACTCGGAAACTTCGGACCACAGGACTTCAGCATGACCTCGGACATGGGAATCGGACTATCGTGGGGCGCGCACCAGCTACAGACACTACAACACAACAGGTACAT TAGCAGCTTGCCAGTGATCGGTGGAGGGGGGACCCCGCCACCCGCAGCATCGCCAAGCAACGTGAAGATCAAAGCCGAGCCCGTGTCGCCCCCCCGCGCGCCCGACCACCTCCACCGCGCCCCGCCGGCGCCCGCGCCGCAGCCCGCCCACCTCTCTGGAGTCATTGATG GTCTTTCGTACATTCCAGGTTCAGTAACGTCAAGTAACATGGGCTCGCCTGGTCAGGACATGCGGCACGTGCCTCTGGACTACGAGCAGCCCCACACCAAGCGGCCGCGGATCGAGGGCTGGGCCACATAG
- the LOC134790183 gene encoding myocyte-specific enhancer factor 2 isoform X3 → MGRKKIQISRITDERNRQVTFNKRKFGVMKKAYELSVLCDCEIALIIFSSNNKLYQYASTDMDKVLLKYTEYNEPHESLTNRNIIEKEHKNGVMSPDSPEVPESEYNLTPRTEAKYSKIDEEFQIMMQRNQLNGSRVGVGVTGSNYNLPVSVPVGSYEQSLLQASPQMHTSISPRPSSSETDSVYPSGGMLEMSNGYPGSGSPLGAGCTPSPSPGPAPSPHRHPHKPHAHAPPPHHSPRHNNLRVVIPNSMPPPQDDISYSSETPLSYSGLGNFGPQDFSMTSDMGIGLSWGAHQLQTLQHNRYISSLPVIGGGGTPPPAASPSNVKIKAEPVSPPRAPDHLHRAPPAPAPQPAHLSGVIDGVYSKPNRGLSYIPGSVTSSNMGSPGQDMRHVPLDYEQPHTKRPRIEGWAT, encoded by the exons ATGGGTCGgaagaaaatacaaatatctCGGATCACAGATGAACGGAATCGGCAG GTTACGTTCAACAAGCGCAAGTTCGGAGTGATGAAGAAGGCGTATGAGCTGAGCGTTCTCTGCGACTGCGAGATTGCTCTCATCATCTTTAGCTCTAACAACAAACTCTACCAGTATGCGAGCACGGATATGGATAAG GTCCTACTAAAATACACTGAATACAACGAGCCCCACGAATCGCTGACCAACCGCAACATCATCGAG AAAGAGCATAAGAACGGAGTAATGTCACCGGACAGTCCCGAAGTTCCCGAATCTGAATACAACCTGACCCCCCGGACCGAAGCCAAATACTCGAAGATCGATGAGGAATTCCAGATCATGATGCAACGGAACCAGTTGAACGGAAGTCGTGTGGGCGTTGGCGTTACTGGAAGTAACTACAATCTGCCTGTAAGCGTGCCAGTCGGGAGTTACGAACAGTCTCTGTTGCAAGCTAGTCCTCAAATGCATACCTCTATCAGTCCACGGCCATCCTCTTCGGAAACCGATTCAG TATATCCAAGTGGCGGAATGCTCGAGATGTCAAACGGCTACCCAGGCTCAGGGTCCCCGCTGGGGGCGGGCTGCACCCCCTCCCCGTCGCCGGGGCCCGCGCCCTCCCCCCACCGGCACCCGCACAAGCCGCACGCGCACGCGCCGCCGCCTCACCACTCGCCGCGGCATAATAACTTGCGCGTCGTCATACCTAACTCGATGCCACCGCCTCAGGATGATATATCATACTCTAGCGAA ACACCACTAAGCTATTCAGGACTCGGAAACTTCGGACCACAGGACTTCAGCATGACCTCGGACATGGGAATCGGACTATCGTGGGGCGCGCACCAGCTACAGACACTACAACACAACAGGTACAT TAGCAGCTTGCCAGTGATCGGTGGAGGGGGGACCCCGCCACCCGCAGCATCGCCAAGCAACGTGAAGATCAAAGCCGAGCCCGTGTCGCCCCCCCGCGCGCCCGACCACCTCCACCGCGCCCCGCCGGCGCCCGCGCCGCAGCCCGCCCACCTCTCTGGAGTCATTGATGGTGTGTACTCTAAACCTAATAGAG GTCTTTCGTACATTCCAGGTTCAGTAACGTCAAGTAACATGGGCTCGCCTGGTCAGGACATGCGGCACGTGCCTCTGGACTACGAGCAGCCCCACACCAAGCGGCCGCGGATCGAGGGCTGGGCCACATAG
- the LOC134790183 gene encoding myocyte-specific enhancer factor 2 isoform X1 — protein sequence MGRKKIQISRITDERNRQVTFNKRKFGVMKKAYELSVLCDCEIALIIFSSNNKLYQYASTDMDKVLLKYTEYNEPHESLTNRNIIEALTKKEHKNGVMSPDSPEVPESEYNLTPRTEAKYSKIDEEFQIMMQRNQLNGSRVGVGVTGSNYNLPVSVPVGSYEQSLLQASPQMHTSISPRPSSSETDSVYPSGGMLEMSNGYPGSGSPLGAGCTPSPSPGPAPSPHRHPHKPHAHAPPPHHSPRHNNLRVVIPNSMPPPQDDISYSSETPLSYSGLGNFGPQDFSMTSDMGIGLSWGAHQLQTLQHNRYISSLPVIGGGGTPPPAASPSNVKIKAEPVSPPRAPDHLHRAPPAPAPQPAHLSGVIDGVYSKPNRGLSYIPGSVTSSNMGSPGQDMRHVPLDYEQPHTKRPRIEGWAT from the exons ATGGGTCGgaagaaaatacaaatatctCGGATCACAGATGAACGGAATCGGCAG GTTACGTTCAACAAGCGCAAGTTCGGAGTGATGAAGAAGGCGTATGAGCTGAGCGTTCTCTGCGACTGCGAGATTGCTCTCATCATCTTTAGCTCTAACAACAAACTCTACCAGTATGCGAGCACGGATATGGATAAG GTCCTACTAAAATACACTGAATACAACGAGCCCCACGAATCGCTGACCAACCGCAACATCATCGAG GCACTAACGAAGAAAGAGCATAAGAACGGAGTAATGTCACCGGACAGTCCCGAAGTTCCCGAATCTGAATACAACCTGACCCCCCGGACCGAAGCCAAATACTCGAAGATCGATGAGGAATTCCAGATCATGATGCAACGGAACCAGTTGAACGGAAGTCGTGTGGGCGTTGGCGTTACTGGAAGTAACTACAATCTGCCTGTAAGCGTGCCAGTCGGGAGTTACGAACAGTCTCTGTTGCAAGCTAGTCCTCAAATGCATACCTCTATCAGTCCACGGCCATCCTCTTCGGAAACCGATTCAG TATATCCAAGTGGCGGAATGCTCGAGATGTCAAACGGCTACCCAGGCTCAGGGTCCCCGCTGGGGGCGGGCTGCACCCCCTCCCCGTCGCCGGGGCCCGCGCCCTCCCCCCACCGGCACCCGCACAAGCCGCACGCGCACGCGCCGCCGCCTCACCACTCGCCGCGGCATAATAACTTGCGCGTCGTCATACCTAACTCGATGCCACCGCCTCAGGATGATATATCATACTCTAGCGAA ACACCACTAAGCTATTCAGGACTCGGAAACTTCGGACCACAGGACTTCAGCATGACCTCGGACATGGGAATCGGACTATCGTGGGGCGCGCACCAGCTACAGACACTACAACACAACAGGTACAT TAGCAGCTTGCCAGTGATCGGTGGAGGGGGGACCCCGCCACCCGCAGCATCGCCAAGCAACGTGAAGATCAAAGCCGAGCCCGTGTCGCCCCCCCGCGCGCCCGACCACCTCCACCGCGCCCCGCCGGCGCCCGCGCCGCAGCCCGCCCACCTCTCTGGAGTCATTGATGGTGTGTACTCTAAACCTAATAGAG GTCTTTCGTACATTCCAGGTTCAGTAACGTCAAGTAACATGGGCTCGCCTGGTCAGGACATGCGGCACGTGCCTCTGGACTACGAGCAGCCCCACACCAAGCGGCCGCGGATCGAGGGCTGGGCCACATAG